The genome window GCTGCTCAGCGTGCATCATTGTCTGAGGTTCCTGAGAGTCCTGATCTTTATGGTCAGATTTCACCTAAGGCTGAGAAGTTTTCGTTTAGTGAGAGCCTGCAGCAGAGGCGTGGAAGAAATGGAGGATCTGGTGGCAGCTCCAACAGGTCGGTTCCTAGAGAATCTGAACTCATGAGAATGAAGACCAAGTCTAGGCTGATTGATCCACCGGAGCACTTTGAAGATTTTAGGAGAAGCATGAAGTCTGGTGGATGTATAGAGGAAGAAAGTGAGTATCATGATGATGATCCTTatgtggaggaagattttcctGAAGAGTTTAAAATGATCAAGTTTAGTAAGTGGGCTGTCATACAAGTTTTTTGCATGATTGTTATTATTGCTGCTTTGGTTTGTAGCCTTTTTGTGAAGTTTTCTGACAAGAACAAATTGCTTGGAGTTGAATTGTGGAGATGGGGTTTACTGCTTTTGGCTTTGTTGTGTGGGAGATTGGTTGCGGGTTGGGGGATTCGGGTGGTTGTATTTTTTATTGAGCTCAACTGTATGTTGAGAAAACGTGTTCTTTATTTTGTTTACGGGTTAAGGAGTGCTGTTAAGAATTGTCTCTGGTTGGCCTTGATTTTGGTTGCTTGGAGATTCACTTTGTATGAGAAAGTTGAGAGTTTGGCTCATGGTAAGGTCTTGGTTTGTGTGACTAAAACTTGGGTTTGCTTATTGGTGGGGACTTTGATATGGTTTCTGAAGACTCTGATTGTTAAGGTGCTTGCTTCTTCGTTTCATGTCAGTACGTTTTTCAATCGTATTCAGGATGCTTTGTTTGATCAATATGTGATCGAGACCCTCTCAGGGCCACCCTTAATGGATATTCATATAGAGATGGAAGAAGAGCAAATCATGGCTGAGGTTCGGCAGCTGCAGAATGCTGGAGCTACTGTCCCTCCTGAGTTCAGGAGAACTATTTCTTCAAGCAGCGAAAAACTGGATAGGAGTACTAAAAGCCGGAAAAGATTTCCAACCTTCAAAAGCTCTAGATTTTCAACAGTGGCAACTAAGAAGGAAAATGAGGGGATTACTATTGATCACTTGCACAGGTTGAATCAAAAGAATATATCAGCGTGGAACATGAAGAAATTGATGAATATCGTCCGTAAAGGAACTCTTTCAACTCTAGATGAGCAAACAAGGGACTGCATTGGTGAGCATAAGGGTGCAGTGCAGATCACGAGTGAAAATCAAGCCAAACTAGCAGCCAAGAAGATTTTCTGCAATGTGGCTAAGCCAGGCTCAAAGTAAGTTCTATTCCCTTTGTCTGTCTGATAGTATAAGCCAAATTTCTATGGTTTGTTCACTTAAATAACAGATCTTTCCTACCAGACACATATTCCAGGACGATTTGATGCAGTTCATGAGAGACGACGAAGCATTGAAGACCATAAGTCTATTTGAAGGGGCCAGTGGATGGAGAGGAATTAGCAGGAGAGAACTGAAGAATTGGATGGTAAATATTTCTATTCATATCcactaaaaaaaatgatattataattttgatactGAACTTGTATGGTGCTCTGCTGCAAATTCTGTACAGGTGAATACGTTCAGAGAGCGAAGAGCCCTGGTCTTGTCCCTGAATGATACTAAAaaagctataaacaaacttCATCAAATGCTCAACATATTTGTAGGCCTAATCATAGCGGGTCTCTGGCTTCTCATACTCAAAGTCGCGAGTACTCATTTCTTTGTGCTTCTGAGCTCCCAGTTACTTTTAGTTGTCTTTGTGTTCGGAAACACGTGCAAGACCATGTTTGAAGGGATCATTTTCTTGTTCGTGATGCACCCTTTTGATATCGGTGATCGTTGCGAGGTTGACGAAGTTCAGGTATCGCGGTAGAATTGTTTGCAGCAAATTGTGTTCGTTTGTATATGCTTCAGACTGTATCTCAGTtgcctaattttttttttcttttcgtttGGTTTCAGTTGGTAGTGGAGGAGATGAATATATTGACGACGACGTTTCTGAGATACGATAACCAGAAGATCTGTTATCCGAACAGCGTGTTATCAAACAAGCCCATCAGTAATTACTATCGGAGTCCAGATATGGGAGATGCCATTGATTTCTGCATTCACATTTCAACTCCTGTAGAAAAGATTGCTTTGATGAAGGAAAAGATCACAAGGTATATTGTCTTAAACTAACTGATGTGTTTATAATAGTTGATGTCTAACTACAATTTCTTTGTTTTGAATCAACTGCAGCTACATCGAGAAGATGAGTGATTACTGGTATCCAGCTCCAATGATCGTTCTGCGAGACATTGAGGATATGAACAGGCTAAAGATATCGATATGGCTTTCACACCGGATTAACTTTCAGGACATGGGCGAAAGGTGGGTGAGGAGAGCGCTCCTTGTTGAAGAGatgatcaaaatatttaaagagCTTGAAATCGAATATCGTATGCTGCCTATGGACGTGAATGTCCAGAACTTGCCAGCTATGGCCTCAAACAGACTTCCTTCAAACTGGACATCTTGCGCTAATTGATAAATTTACCTAAAGATCGCAGCCGACTCAGTAAATAGTTGCCATTATAGTGAAGTTTTTTGGCTCTACTCCAAGAATCCGTCGTCGTGCCACATCCTCTCGGGTATCTTGTATGCTTGTATAGCTTTTTGGCTGAATAAGTTGTGTAATCTTGTTGAGTTTTTTCAGTAGTAATCTTGTTGTGTTGGATTTAGTTTCtgtttggaaaagaaacatAACTCTTGCagcataaaattataatatctgGTTACCAGTATGGCCTTGGGAGAAGATAATAAAAGTTATAAGAATGTTAGTCAGAAAACTTACCGTCCTACAGGATTTTATACAACCCTAAGCAATGGAATATATTCCCAAGTTTCATCTagttattcaaaaaatatttgtacaGGATAGATGTTCGCCAAACTTACCTGCAAGGCACCAATAGCTGAATCAGCAACCATCCCTGCAAAGCTGAATCGACTTTGATGCTATCTGCAGGCCAGCGTACAGTACTCAGGTGACTTTTTCTTGATGACCAATTTGTTCTCTTTGGCTTCTTACCAGTGGATACATATTGTCTTTTTATATCATGAATCTCATTTCGGATAAGCTGCCGATCAAGATGAGCAAGAAGTATGCTGAATTGAGAACAGGCTTGGTGAGATATGCTTCTGTGTGGGAAGGGAAGAAGCAGAGTCACTCTCGCCAAGCATAGGTGAAGACTCCGCTGCTGCACGttgccttgtagtttcatcaaCATATTGGAGATCATCAATTCTTGTCATTAAATTGAAGGCTAGGCTTTCAATAACCCTGGAGTAGCTCTCCAGGATGGACTGTCCAACATCCTACAAATAATGAACATAAACTTCTTCTAAGTTCACCGAGTGAACACGGTAGATCAATAAGAAACTTTTTACAAGTGTCAGCTTTTTCCTACTAAAGCATACATGTCTCAAGAGTTTAGCAACACATTTACGTCTTAAACATATTGGATTTAGATATTCCCAAACAAGATTATGTAGAAATATCCACGGATTTTGATATGTAGAAAGAAAATTAAACTTCAGAGAAAGAACCCTATGTCAAATGGATTCATCCTTGCTAAAAccttttaaaatttgagatcTATAGTAATTACTGTGACCATGAGTGACATGAGAGGATTTTTACCCCCCTCAAACTTTGGCATATAATTGAATGCAACAATGAAAGAAAACATACGATGTGGAACAAATTAAATCATGAAAAACCACAGGAACACTCTCACTACAACCAGAATGACGGTTATAAATAGAAGATAGTATAAACCCCTATATATTGTTAAGATTAACTTGTACAATACTGAACTACAAACAGCTCAAAGATAGAACAGATAATAGTGTGTACTGAACTACAAACAGCTCAAAGATAGAACAGATAATAGTGTGTGCTCTTATCCCCTGAGCCCTCACTAAAAAAGGCCGAGTTATTTGCTACATGGATTCATAGAAGGGAAGCATATTAGTCAGTACTAAGAACTAGAATAAGGAAGATCATCAAGGAAATCACCTTGTTATACTGAATTTTCTGTATGTCCAACGCTGTCTGTGGAAGGCCAGGAAACTGTAACTTCAGATTTCGCAGAAGGGTCTCAGCTCTTTGATGTAagaatttattcttttttttgtcactaaccaGACCCTTAACCTTTCCGCCCCATGACCTTCCAGATTTTGCACGACTTAATTGCCTCTTGAAATATTTGTGCCTCCAGATGTGCACAGAAGCCTCAATCCTATTTGCTATCTCCAGAATTGTGTATTCTGATGACATTTCTAAGTATTCAAGAAGGCAATCTGGAGAGAACTGATCATCTGTTAAGTAGTGGTAGATAGTTTCACCTAAAC of Daucus carota subsp. sativus chromosome 3, DH1 v3.0, whole genome shotgun sequence contains these proteins:
- the LOC108214633 gene encoding mechanosensitive ion channel protein 6; translated protein: MAAPPSMSSSHHTQSFDNYTVININNETEFHPNNVWRDSSFDFSNDVKSVDSETNAAQRASLSEVPESPDLYGQISPKAEKFSFSESLQQRRGRNGGSGGSSNRSVPRESELMRMKTKSRLIDPPEHFEDFRRSMKSGGCIEEESEYHDDDPYVEEDFPEEFKMIKFSKWAVIQVFCMIVIIAALVCSLFVKFSDKNKLLGVELWRWGLLLLALLCGRLVAGWGIRVVVFFIELNCMLRKRVLYFVYGLRSAVKNCLWLALILVAWRFTLYEKVESLAHGKVLVCVTKTWVCLLVGTLIWFLKTLIVKVLASSFHVSTFFNRIQDALFDQYVIETLSGPPLMDIHIEMEEEQIMAEVRQLQNAGATVPPEFRRTISSSSEKLDRSTKSRKRFPTFKSSRFSTVATKKENEGITIDHLHRLNQKNISAWNMKKLMNIVRKGTLSTLDEQTRDCIGEHKGAVQITSENQAKLAAKKIFCNVAKPGSKHIFQDDLMQFMRDDEALKTISLFEGASGWRGISRRELKNWMVNTFRERRALVLSLNDTKKAINKLHQMLNIFVGLIIAGLWLLILKVASTHFFVLLSSQLLLVVFVFGNTCKTMFEGIIFLFVMHPFDIGDRCEVDEVQLVVEEMNILTTTFLRYDNQKICYPNSVLSNKPISNYYRSPDMGDAIDFCIHISTPVEKIALMKEKITSYIEKMSDYWYPAPMIVLRDIEDMNRLKISIWLSHRINFQDMGERWVRRALLVEEMIKIFKELEIEYRMLPMDVNVQNLPAMASNRLPSNWTSCAN